DNA from Tsuneonella dongtanensis:
GCGGAGGTCGAAGAGCCGGAGATCGTGCCGGCATGACCGGATTCGTCCTCTCCGACATGCTCGCCCGCGGCGGCACGCTGGCGCTCCTGGCGCTGTGGAGCTGGATCTTGCTGCGCGACCATCGCACCGTGCTTGCCGCCCGGATCGCGGTGGCGATGAACGTGGCGATCGCGGGACACGTGCTCGCGACCATTCCGAACGATCCTTTCCCCTCGATGCTGAATGCAGCGTTCGATTCGGTGTCGGTGACGACATCAGCCTGGTTCTACCTGTTTGCCCGCGCGTGGTTCGGCGACGAGCGGCGGATTCCGCTCGCTGCCTGGCTCGGGGTGCCGTGGCTGCTCGCCATCGTGGTGCTCATCTATGCCCAAGGCTCGTACCGCGAACCGGCGACCCTTTGGCTGCAGTTGGTCCTGCGCGTGAGCATGGCGGCCTATGCGTTGGCCGGACTGTGGATCGCCTGGCGGGGACGCGCCGACGATCTCGTCGAGGTGCGTCGCCGCCTGCGCACGCGGCTGGTCGGAGTGATCGGCGCGTTCGTGATCGCCATTGTCGGTCTCGAAACGCTGGTCTCGTTGGGTGCCCTTCCCGATATCTCGCGCTCGCTCATCGAATTCGGCGTCACCGCGCTGACGTTCGCCTTCTGCGCGCGGATGTTCGGCACCCGCCGGTCGGACCTGTTCGGCCCGCCACAACGTTCGGCGGTCGAGCACGGTACGTCTTCCACCGACTACCAGCCGCTTGTCGAGCGCCTGCGCGCCCACATGGCGGCCGAGAAACCCTACCGGGACGAGGGGCTCACGATCGCAGCGCTGGCGGCGCAACTGGGAGAGCCCGAGTATCGGCTTCGCCGCGCGATCAACGGCACGCTGGGCCATCGCAATTTCCCGCAGTTCCTCAACAGCTATCGGCTCGACGAGGTGCGCGCGGCGCTCGCCGACCCGGGGCAACGCGAAGTACCGATCCTGACGATTGCGCTCGATGCCGGTTTCGGTTCTCTGGGTCCCTTCAATCGCGCCTTTCGTGATGCCGAGGGCACGACACCGAGCGCCTGGCGCGACCGGGCGCTGGCCGATTCCGAAATCGGCTAGCCGATTTCGGCAAATGCGAGGATGCTGCGAGCTGCCGGCGGCAGAGGGCCCGTCAACGCCAACTGCCCGATGAAGGTGCTGTCATGCTCGATACCGGTTTCGTCCCCCTCGACGTCCTCTCCGAACGGGGACTGGAATTCTTCACTTTCGATTTCGTCCGCTACCTGATCGCTGCGGGGAGCGTCAGCGTAGTCATCTGGGTCATTGCCCGCAGCCGCTTTGCGGGTCGCCGCAT
Protein-coding regions in this window:
- a CDS encoding AraC family transcriptional regulator, translating into MTGFVLSDMLARGGTLALLALWSWILLRDHRTVLAARIAVAMNVAIAGHVLATIPNDPFPSMLNAAFDSVSVTTSAWFYLFARAWFGDERRIPLAAWLGVPWLLAIVVLIYAQGSYREPATLWLQLVLRVSMAAYALAGLWIAWRGRADDLVEVRRRLRTRLVGVIGAFVIAIVGLETLVSLGALPDISRSLIEFGVTALTFAFCARMFGTRRSDLFGPPQRSAVEHGTSSTDYQPLVERLRAHMAAEKPYRDEGLTIAALAAQLGEPEYRLRRAINGTLGHRNFPQFLNSYRLDEVRAALADPGQREVPILTIALDAGFGSLGPFNRAFRDAEGTTPSAWRDRALADSEIG